A single genomic interval of Ardenticatena maritima harbors:
- the truA gene encoding tRNA pseudouridine(38-40) synthase TruA, protein MSAHYKLTVEYDGTAFAGFQIQANARTVQGELEAALQRLNRNQSVRLRGAGRTDAGVHAIGQVVDFWLDWHDEDERLVQALNAILPHDIAVRDIARVPESFHSRYSARSRSYRYTIWNRAVRRPLVARWSLHEPRRLDAEAMHTAVQMLLGTHDFASFGRPTQGESTVRHMMRAQVWRDGDWVYVDLEANAFLYRMVRRIVGTLLIIGRGQAPPQWMQEVLTARRPDAAGATAPPHGLCLMAVRYEEDETEEQGPLTSVGAQESES, encoded by the coding sequence ATGTCTGCTCATTACAAACTGACGGTTGAATATGACGGGACGGCGTTCGCCGGGTTTCAAATTCAGGCGAATGCGCGGACTGTTCAAGGCGAACTGGAAGCTGCGTTGCAGCGTTTGAATCGCAACCAGTCGGTTCGCTTGCGTGGGGCAGGGCGCACCGATGCAGGTGTCCATGCCATCGGTCAGGTTGTGGATTTCTGGCTCGATTGGCATGATGAAGATGAGCGCCTTGTTCAAGCGTTGAATGCGATTTTGCCCCACGATATTGCTGTGCGTGATATTGCACGTGTGCCAGAGTCCTTTCACAGCCGATATAGCGCGCGTTCGCGCTCGTATCGCTACACCATCTGGAATCGTGCAGTGCGTCGTCCGCTTGTGGCACGCTGGTCGCTCCACGAGCCCCGGCGACTGGATGCCGAAGCGATGCACACTGCCGTCCAGATGTTGTTAGGCACGCATGACTTTGCCAGTTTTGGCCGTCCGACGCAGGGCGAGTCCACCGTGCGTCACATGATGCGGGCGCAGGTCTGGCGTGATGGCGATTGGGTCTATGTGGACCTGGAAGCCAATGCGTTTCTGTACCGCATGGTGCGCCGTATTGTTGGGACGTTGCTTATCATTGGACGGGGGCAAGCCCCCCCGCAGTGGATGCAGGAAGTACTGACGGCTCGTCGCCCGGATGCGGCGGGGGCTACGGCTCCACCGCATGGGCTTTGTTTGATGGCCGTTCGGTATGAAGAGGATGAAACCGAAGAACAAGGACCGCTCACATCGGTCGGTGCGCAGGAGTCGGAATCATGA
- the rpsK gene encoding 30S ribosomal protein S11 translates to MARRRVRRGTRRRERKNIPHGQAHIHATFNNTIVTITDPNGNTISWASGGTAGFKGSRKSTPYAAQVAAQQAAEAAMQHGLREVDVFVKGPGPGRESAIRALMQAGLKVVSITDVTPIPHNGCRPPKKRRV, encoded by the coding sequence ATGGCTCGACGACGTGTTCGTCGTGGGACGCGACGCCGCGAGCGGAAGAATATTCCGCACGGTCAGGCACATATCCACGCGACTTTCAACAATACAATTGTGACAATTACAGACCCCAATGGCAACACGATTTCGTGGGCCAGCGGTGGGACGGCTGGCTTCAAGGGTTCGCGCAAGAGCACGCCATATGCGGCCCAAGTGGCGGCGCAACAGGCTGCCGAAGCCGCTATGCAGCACGGTTTGCGCGAAGTAGATGTTTTTGTGAAGGGGCCTGGTCCAGGGCGCGAGTCGGCGATTCGTGCTTTGATGCAGGCCGGTTTGAAGGTTGTGAGTATCACGGATGTGACGCCAATTCCGCACAACGGATGCCGCCCGCCCAAAAAGCGGCGTGTGTAA
- the rplM gene encoding 50S ribosomal protein L13 — MKTISIKPEEVQREWWVVDAEGKTLGRLATQIATILRGKHKPYYTPHVDCGDYVIVINAEKVAVTGNKLDQKIYYRHSGYPGGLKQRTLREQLQRHLELVIEKAVKGMLPKNRLGRKMFKKLKVYAGPEHPHQAQQPKPLELDT, encoded by the coding sequence ATGAAGACGATTTCAATTAAGCCGGAAGAAGTACAGCGCGAATGGTGGGTTGTGGACGCCGAAGGTAAAACGCTTGGGCGTCTGGCAACGCAAATTGCCACCATCTTGCGCGGCAAGCATAAGCCGTATTACACACCGCACGTTGATTGCGGCGACTACGTGATTGTCATCAATGCTGAAAAGGTCGCTGTCACGGGCAACAAATTGGATCAAAAGATCTATTATCGCCACTCCGGGTATCCGGGTGGGTTGAAGCAACGCACGTTACGCGAACAGTTGCAGCGCCACCTGGAATTGGTTATTGAGAAAGCGGTGAAGGGGATGCTTCCCAAGAACCGCTTGGGGCGCAAAATGTTCAAGAAGTTGAAGGTGTATGCCGGGCCAGAACATCCCCACCAGGCCCAGCAACCTAAACCGCTTGAGTTGGATACGTAA
- the rpsD gene encoding 30S ribosomal protein S4, producing the protein MARYTDAVCKLCRREGEKLFLKGERCFGPKCAVERRPYPPGMHGQKQRFRRKMSDYGMQLREKQKARRIYGVLERQFRRYFYDAVRQPGQTGENLLRLLERRLDNVVYRMGFADSRAQARQLVTHGHFTLNGRRHNIPSYLVKPGDVISVREGSRKRTYFKEIGEHMEGKAVPEWLEVDPTTLTGRVIALPERHQIDIPVNEQLIVEYYSR; encoded by the coding sequence ATGGCACGATATACGGACGCTGTTTGCAAACTTTGCCGACGTGAAGGCGAAAAACTCTTTTTGAAAGGCGAACGCTGCTTCGGCCCGAAGTGCGCTGTGGAGCGCCGCCCATATCCGCCGGGTATGCATGGGCAAAAGCAGCGGTTCCGCCGCAAGATGTCGGACTACGGCATGCAGTTGCGTGAAAAGCAGAAAGCGCGCCGCATTTACGGTGTGCTGGAACGCCAGTTCCGCCGCTACTTCTATGATGCGGTGCGTCAGCCGGGTCAGACGGGTGAAAACCTGCTTCGTTTGCTGGAACGCCGCCTTGATAACGTGGTGTACCGCATGGGCTTCGCCGATTCACGTGCGCAAGCGCGCCAGTTGGTGACGCATGGGCATTTCACGCTCAATGGTCGCCGCCACAACATTCCATCGTACCTGGTGAAGCCGGGCGATGTGATTAGCGTGCGTGAAGGCAGCCGCAAGCGCACGTACTTCAAGGAAATTGGCGAGCACATGGAAGGCAAGGCGGTTCCGGAATGGCTGGAAGTTGACCCGACGACGTTGACCGGGCGTGTGATTGCCTTGCCCGAACGTCATCAGATTGATATTCCGGTGAACGAGCAGTTGATCGTTGAGTACTACTCGCGCTAA
- the rpsI gene encoding 30S ribosomal protein S9 — protein sequence MAENRYFYAVGRRKTASAQVRLYPEGTGQITVNGKPVNEYFTREQDLVEIYAPLRATGHEGTFDITVVVRGGGVTGQAGAVKHGIARALLKYDENLRPVLRRGGFLTRDPRMKERKKPGLKRARKAPTYTKR from the coding sequence GTGGCTGAGAACCGTTATTTCTACGCCGTCGGTCGCCGGAAGACGGCTTCGGCGCAAGTACGTTTGTATCCGGAAGGGACGGGGCAGATTACCGTTAATGGGAAGCCCGTCAACGAATACTTCACCCGTGAACAGGACTTGGTGGAGATTTATGCGCCGTTGCGCGCCACCGGTCATGAAGGGACGTTTGATATCACGGTGGTTGTGCGCGGTGGCGGCGTGACGGGGCAAGCCGGTGCTGTGAAGCACGGTATCGCTCGTGCGTTGCTGAAGTATGATGAAAACTTGCGCCCGGTATTGCGTCGCGGTGGTTTCCTCACTCGCGATCCGCGCATGAAGGAACGCAAGAAGCCGGGTCTCAAGCGTGCTCGCAAGGCGCCGACCTACACCAAGCGTTAA
- the rpmJ gene encoding 50S ribosomal protein L36, which yields MKVRPSVKKMCAHCRIIRRHGRVYVICSKNPKHKQRQG from the coding sequence ATGAAAGTGCGACCATCAGTCAAGAAAATGTGTGCTCACTGCCGCATCATTCGCCGTCATGGGCGTGTGTACGTAATTTGCAGCAAGAACCCGAAGCACAAGCAGCGACAAGGCTAA
- the map gene encoding type I methionyl aminopeptidase — protein sequence MIVIKSPREIAIMREAGRLVAQAHEIVRELLKPGITTREIDEKVEAFIRSQNAEPSFKGYHGYPASTCISINEELVHGIPGERRIEEGDIVSVDIGVYYKGYHGDSAWTYAVGPISPVAQRLLEVTERSLYAGIEQARPGNRLSDIGHAVQKVVEAAGFSVVREYVGHGIGREMHEDPQVPNYGEPGRGPRLRPGMTLAIEPMVCVGDWRTRVLSDKWTVVSADGSLTAHFEHTVAITEDGPEILTVL from the coding sequence ATGATTGTCATCAAATCACCACGTGAAATCGCCATCATGCGCGAGGCTGGCCGGTTGGTGGCGCAAGCACATGAGATTGTGCGCGAACTGTTGAAGCCGGGGATTACGACGCGAGAGATAGACGAGAAGGTTGAAGCCTTCATTCGCTCGCAAAACGCGGAACCCAGTTTCAAAGGGTATCACGGATATCCAGCGTCAACGTGCATTTCAATCAATGAAGAGTTGGTGCACGGTATTCCCGGCGAGCGGCGTATTGAAGAAGGCGATATTGTCAGCGTTGATATTGGCGTGTATTACAAGGGGTATCATGGAGATTCAGCCTGGACGTATGCCGTAGGCCCCATTTCGCCTGTCGCACAGCGTTTGTTGGAAGTCACTGAGCGTTCGCTCTATGCCGGCATAGAACAAGCCCGTCCCGGTAATCGGCTGAGTGATATTGGCCACGCAGTGCAAAAAGTAGTAGAGGCTGCCGGCTTCTCGGTTGTACGTGAATACGTTGGGCATGGCATTGGACGGGAGATGCATGAAGACCCGCAAGTGCCCAACTATGGTGAACCGGGGCGTGGTCCGCGTTTGCGGCCTGGGATGACGTTGGCGATTGAGCCAATGGTCTGTGTCGGTGATTGGCGCACACGTGTATTGTCCGATAAGTGGACAGTTGTGAGTGCCGATGGCAGTTTGACGGCACATTTCGAACATACCGTAGCCATCACCGAGGATGGACCAGAAATTTTGACAGTCTTGTGA
- a CDS encoding adenylate kinase, producing the protein MASRRYVILFGAQGSGKGTQARLLQEKLGIPQVATGDLFRYNLKNNTELGQLAKGYMDRGELVPDEVTNAMVRERLSREDAADGAILDGYPRNLNQARALDEMLAEWGAEVTRAIYIDVSMDELMRRLTGRRVCRSCQATYHVVFKPPRQEGVCDVCGGELYQRDDDKDEAAIRRRLEIYQQETLPVIEYYRERGLLSEVSGEQPIEAVNADILKAIGVPADDVHEATAE; encoded by the coding sequence ATGGCGTCTCGCCGCTATGTGATTTTGTTCGGTGCGCAGGGGTCGGGGAAGGGAACACAAGCCCGGCTCTTGCAGGAAAAGTTGGGGATTCCCCAGGTCGCGACGGGCGATTTGTTTCGGTACAACTTAAAGAATAATACCGAGTTGGGGCAGTTGGCCAAGGGGTATATGGACCGCGGCGAACTGGTCCCAGATGAGGTCACGAATGCGATGGTGCGCGAGCGCCTCTCGCGGGAAGATGCCGCCGATGGGGCGATTCTCGACGGGTATCCGCGCAATCTGAATCAGGCGCGCGCGCTTGATGAAATGTTGGCGGAATGGGGCGCTGAGGTCACGCGTGCCATCTACATTGATGTCAGCATGGATGAATTGATGCGCCGCTTGACTGGCCGCCGCGTTTGCCGTTCTTGCCAGGCGACGTATCACGTTGTGTTCAAGCCGCCTCGGCAGGAAGGTGTCTGTGATGTGTGTGGCGGCGAGTTGTATCAGCGTGATGACGACAAAGATGAAGCCGCGATTCGCCGCCGGTTGGAAATCTATCAGCAAGAAACGCTGCCGGTGATTGAGTATTACCGCGAACGCGGGTTGCTTTCTGAAGTGTCGGGTGAGCAGCCAATTGAAGCCGTCAACGCCGACATTTTGAAGGCGATTGGCGTACCGGCGGACGATGTGCATGAGGCGACTGCCGAATGA
- the rpsM gene encoding 30S ribosomal protein S13, giving the protein MARIAGVDLPRDKRVEVALTYIYGIGRSRSLEILRKAEVNPDVRVKDLSEDEIARLRTVIDRDYKVEGDLRREVNLNIKRLIEIGTYRGLRHRRGLPVRGQRTRTNARTRKGPRKTVPGKKRSRAKK; this is encoded by the coding sequence ATGGCACGTATTGCAGGTGTAGACTTGCCGCGAGATAAGCGCGTCGAAGTTGCGTTGACGTACATTTATGGGATTGGCCGCTCGCGCAGCCTGGAAATTTTGCGCAAAGCGGAAGTCAATCCTGATGTGCGGGTGAAGGATTTGTCGGAAGATGAAATCGCCCGCTTGCGTACGGTGATCGATCGCGATTACAAGGTTGAAGGCGATCTTCGCCGTGAAGTGAACCTGAATATCAAGCGATTGATTGAAATTGGGACGTATCGCGGTTTGCGCCACCGCCGTGGTTTGCCCGTGCGGGGGCAGCGGACGCGCACGAACGCGCGCACCCGCAAAGGTCCGCGCAAGACGGTTCCAGGCAAGAAGCGCAGCCGCGCCAAGAAGTAA
- a CDS encoding DNA-directed RNA polymerase subunit alpha, producing MDIVMPRIEREVVTQTHGRFVIAPLERGYGITVGNALRRVLLSSLPGAAVTSIRVTGVHHEFSPIPGAKEDMIQFILNVKQLRLKLHGEEPMRMRLTARGPGEVTAADIEAPSQVEIVNPELHLLTLDNEESEVEVEFQVEHGRGFSPADERGRLPIDEIPVDAIFSPIRRVRYDVEPERVGQSHDFDRLVISIWTDGTIDPESALKQAAEILVQHFAIVAGGVPALQVKVPAAAEEEEEEGADTGIPASVYNRPIEDLGLQVRAYNCLKRAGITNIGQVLERLQKGRDEMLAIRNFGEKSLEELLEALEAKGYLQYLANTQSQTE from the coding sequence TTGGATATCGTAATGCCGCGAATCGAGCGCGAAGTAGTGACGCAGACCCACGGGCGCTTTGTGATTGCCCCGTTGGAGCGAGGATATGGCATCACGGTGGGCAATGCGCTGCGCCGTGTGTTGCTGAGTTCTTTGCCAGGGGCGGCGGTCACCTCTATTCGTGTGACGGGGGTGCACCATGAGTTTAGCCCTATTCCGGGCGCAAAAGAGGATATGATTCAATTTATCCTCAATGTGAAACAGTTGCGCCTGAAGTTGCACGGCGAGGAACCAATGCGTATGCGGTTGACGGCGCGGGGGCCTGGTGAAGTCACCGCCGCCGACATTGAAGCACCGAGCCAGGTGGAGATTGTCAATCCAGAGCTGCACCTGCTCACGCTCGATAATGAAGAATCAGAAGTTGAAGTCGAATTCCAGGTTGAGCATGGACGGGGGTTTTCGCCCGCCGATGAACGTGGGCGCTTGCCAATTGATGAAATCCCCGTTGATGCGATTTTTAGCCCGATTCGTCGTGTGCGCTACGACGTCGAACCGGAACGTGTTGGGCAAAGCCACGATTTTGATCGGTTGGTCATCAGTATTTGGACGGATGGGACAATTGATCCGGAAAGTGCATTGAAGCAAGCGGCCGAAATTTTGGTACAGCACTTTGCGATTGTGGCGGGTGGTGTTCCTGCTTTGCAGGTCAAAGTGCCCGCTGCGGCTGAAGAAGAAGAGGAAGAAGGCGCGGACACCGGCATCCCGGCTTCGGTTTACAACCGCCCCATCGAAGATTTGGGATTGCAGGTGCGTGCGTACAACTGCTTGAAGCGTGCTGGTATTACCAATATCGGGCAGGTTTTGGAACGTTTGCAAAAAGGCCGCGACGAAATGCTGGCAATCCGCAACTTTGGGGAAAAGTCGTTAGAAGAATTGCTGGAAGCCCTTGAAGCCAAAGGGTATTTGCAGTATCTTGCGAATACCCAGAGCCAGACGGAATAA
- the rplQ gene encoding 50S ribosomal protein L17 translates to MRHRVKRRHFGRDRDHRKALYRNLVTEILRHERIMTTEAKAKAVRPYVERIITLARKAKQDPSYALHARRQALAFVNDKTVVHDLFEKKVDRFLDRPGGYTRIIKYGPRRGDGAPMAIIELVD, encoded by the coding sequence ATGAGACACCGGGTAAAACGACGCCACTTTGGGCGTGATCGCGACCATCGCAAGGCGCTCTACCGCAATTTGGTGACGGAAATTTTGCGCCACGAGCGCATCATGACGACCGAAGCCAAGGCGAAGGCGGTGCGCCCCTATGTGGAACGCATCATTACGTTGGCGCGCAAAGCCAAGCAAGATCCATCGTATGCGTTGCATGCACGCCGCCAGGCATTGGCGTTTGTGAACGACAAAACGGTTGTGCATGATTTGTTCGAAAAGAAAGTGGATCGCTTCCTTGATCGCCCCGGCGGCTACACGCGCATCATCAAGTATGGTCCGCGCCGTGGCGATGGGGCGCCGATGGCGATTATCGAGCTTGTTGACTGA